The Chitinibacter bivalviorum genomic interval CCAGCAAATAAATAGCTATTGTGCATAAAAAATGCCCCTCTCGGGGCATTTAGCTTTGATTTTGTACGAAATTACCAATCAATCTTCGCTCTTCGGGGCATTGAGTCCAAAGTGCGCATACGCCCCCAAAGTCGCCATCCGCCCACGGGGCGTGCGCTGCATTAAGCCTTGCTGAATCAAGTAGGGCTCGACGACCTCTTCAATTGTATCGGTCGATTCGCCAATCGCTGCCCCGACGTTATCCAAGCCAACAGGGCCGCCGCCGAATTTCTCCAAAATCGCCAGCAGCAGCTTTCTATCCATCACATCGAGCCCCGCATGATCAACATCGAGCATTTGTAACGCGGCATCAGCGACTTCACGCGTTACAACACCATCGTGCTTCACCTCGGCAAAATCGCGCACACGGCGCAGCAGGCGGTTGGCAATCCGCGGCGTTCCGCGCGAGCGGCGGGCGATTTCAAACGCGCCGTCGTCGGCCATTTCGACATTCAGCAAATTCGCCGAGCGGCTCACAATGCGCGTCAATTCTTCCGGCGTATAAAACTCCAGCCGCGCCACAATCCCAAACCGATCGCGCAGCGGATTGGTCAACATCCCTGCCCGAGTGGTCGCGCCGACCAAGGTGAATGGTGGTAGATCCAATTTGACTGAACGCGCCGCAGGGCCTTCACCGATCATGATGTCGAGCTGAAAGTCTTCCAGCGCCGGGTACAAAATTTCTTCAACCACCGGCGAAAGGCGATGAATTTCGTCGATAAATAGCACATCGTGCGGCTCAAGATTGGTTAGCAATGCCGCCAGATCACCGGCACGCTCCAAAACCGGCCCCGAGGTTTGGCGTAAATTCACCCCCAATTCGCGCGCGATAATGTGCGCCAGCGTCGTTTTCCCCAGCCCCGGCGGGCCAAATAGCAGCACATGATCGAGTGCCTCGCCGCGTTTTTTCGCCGCCTCGATAAAAATCTCCAACTGGCCCCGAGCCTTCATTTGGCCGACGTATTCGTCGAGCAATTTGGGGCGCAGCGCGCGCTCGAGCTGCTCTTCATTATTCGAGAGCTTTTGCGCTGTAATCAGACGATCAGGCGGCGGAGCAGAAAATAGCGAGTCGGTTTCGATCATAACTAAACTTTAAAAATTGAGTGCCTCAATCCAGCATTAAAAATAGCCCGACTTAAAATAGGGCTTCCCTGCTAGGCAATCTTTTACGGCAAGCAAATAAGAATCGGACCAAGCAGTCCAACGATCAATCAATTTCTTTCCTTTTTGATTGTCCTTGGCCTGCCAGTCCCCCGTCATGCCATATTGAGCAGGCAAAATTGCCACCTGCACCTGAACAAAACCATCGTGCCCATATTTTTTATATGCCGCATTCAATAATTCTGATTTGTCGCTGGTTTCACTGGTAAACACAGACGTACATTCAGGGAAATCATAAGAATCGTTATCTTGATTTGAAATCGCATTTTTAGGCACACAATCAACGCGCCATCGACTGCCAGTCATGTATCTCTCAGACGCATTCACGACAAATACCAGCGTCTTTTTGTTGGGTTGCTGACTTACAAACAAGATCTGCCGAGAATTGGCATCTTTCTTCTCATCAGCACCTTTACCCCGATTCACATTACCATCCTGCACATTGAGAACACGCCATGTTCCGCTTGGGAATGGAATGATGCGCCCATAAAGATCAAGCTCGCCCTCAACCACCTGCCCTTTTTCCAAACTTTGTCCATTCACAGGCTCAGCCCAAACCGAGCAAGAACCCAGCAGAAAAATCCAAAACAGTACTAGCTTCATGGCGTTGCGAACCCAAAAAATTGAGATAAGGCAGAAGTATCGCTGGTAACTGACATGGGCTACCAATGGTAAGAAGCAGCTCGTTGCAAATTAGCGCCATCAACCTTTGGCCAATGATTTCAGCGCCATCCGAATCCCATCGCTCACCGATGCATCCGCTGGCAGCGCTTTCATCGCCATATTCGCTTCGCGCTCGTTATAACCCAAGGCCAGCAAGGCATTCAGAATATCACTGCGATCGTCCGGCGTGGTGGCCAGCGGCAATTCGCCCGGCATCGATACCAAGCCGCCGGTGGCCAGCTTGCCGCGTAATTCGAGCACGAGGCGCTCGGCGGTTTTCTTGCCAATACCCGGCACGGCCGACAAGCGCTTGATGTCTTCAGATGCCACGGCCAGCGCCAACTCGTCGGCGGTCATCCCCGACAAGACGGCCAGTGCGATTTTCGCACCGATGCCGGAGACTTTGATTAGGGTGCGAAAGCTATTGCGCTCTTCACGCGTGGCAAAGCCGTATAAAAGCTGCGCATCTTCGCGCACAACAAGATGGGTAAAGAGGGTTGTCGCTTCGCCAAGGTGGGGCAACACATAGAAAGTGCTCATCGGCACATCAACTTCATAACCGACGCCACCGACGTCGAGCAGAATTTGCGGCGGTTGTTTTTCGAGAAGCTTGCCAGTAAGACGACCGATCATGATTTTGCTTTGCACAAGGCATCAAGGTGAACGAACGTACAGTATAGCGGCTTTAGGCAGTGAAAATCAAAATGGGGTGACATCACGACACAATTCTGCCGAACATAGACCTGATGCAAAATATACCCAGCAAGGTATAAACACCAAATCAGGAAAAATTAACATTCACAGAGCAATACCCTAGGCCATTCGTCCGCGTTTCATCGACATGCGATATGCTGCAAGCTGTTTGGCCGCACCGCCCTGATGCTGGGCGTGGGTGAGCGCGACACCAAGGGCATCGGCCGCATCGGCTTGCGGCACGCCCGACAGGCGCAAATGGCGTTGCACCATCAGCCCGACCTGCTCTTTATCGGCGTGGCCATTACCCACGACGGCTTGCTTGACTTGCAATGCGGTGTAGTCGGCCACCGGCAAACCCGCCAACACCAAGGCCGCCACCGCAGCGCCACGCGCTTGACCGAGCATCAGCGTTGCGGCGGGGTTGACGTTGACGAACACCTGCTCCACCGCCGCTTCATTGGGTTGATAAGTGGCGATGATTTTGGCGATACCATCGAGAATAATTTTGATTCGCTCAGGCAGCGGCCCGCCCTGGGTTTTGATACAGCCTGAAGCGACATAAACGCGATTCTGGCCAACAACGTCGATCACGCCAAAGCCAGTGGTGCGCGAGCCGGGGTCGATACCAAGGATGCGCATTAATCCGACGTCAGCGTTTGACGCTCGAACGTCCACGTCCGAGTAATCACCAACACAGTCGCTGGTTTGCCCGTGGAATCCAGCAAATCATTGGGCAATTTAGAAAACGGCGCGGACATTTTTAGAATGCGCAATGCCGCCGCATCCAACTGCGGGTTGCCCGATGTTTTATCGATGGTTGAGCTCAGCATCGTGCCATCGGCACCGATTTCGACGGTCACGCGCAATTGGCCGTAAATTTTATTGCCCGTGGCATCGACTGGATACGCCATGGTGCCGACTTTCTCGATGCGTTGGCGCCAGCCATCCATATACATCGCCACGCTAGTTTGCTTGGCGCGGGCACCGACAAAGGCTTTGCGCGGCTTGGATTGGTATTCGTGATTTTGCTTGGCAATTTGCGCAGCGAGGCCTGCGATTTCCTGCTCGCGCCGCGCCTGCTCTTTGAGCTCTTCCAGATCCAGCGTTTTAGCTTCGGGCTTGTCGGGCACATTTTTTGCGTCAGACGGCAGCTTGGTTGATGATTTAAGTTGCGTCATCATCTGCGCGCTTTGGTCTTCGAGTTTTTTGAGCTTGGCTTCGACTTGCTCCAGCTCTGGCTCGGTTTTTTTCGATTTGGAAGGCAGTGGCGATTTCACGCGATGATCAGGTGCGTCGGTATTACCGCCGCCATCGAGATCGGCTTGTGCTTCGACTTCGGCGTTTTTAGGTTTGGTCGTGGTCTTCTGATTCACCAGCACTACATCAATCGGCTGCTGCGATAAGAGCTGGCGCGGATTGGGCAAGACTAATTTAATACCAAAAATAGGAAAGGCGTGTGCAATCAGCGAAAGCACCATCGCTGTCATCATAAAACGTTGCCGCCGATCCATCTTCGCTATCCCAAACTATTTTTCTCAATCGCGCGAGTGTAGCACAGCCGACAACGCGACTTATCTCACTGACGCATCAAGTGTGAAGCAGAGTAGAATAGAATCACACTTTGCTAAGGAATGATGATAATGCGCAACACTTTGATGGTTTTGGCTTTGCTATGCTCTAGCTCTGTTTTTGCCGCCGATGACGGCGCAAAAGTGGCGGCCAAATACAACTGTTTAGCCTGTCATTCGGTTGATCAGAAAATCGTCGGGCCAGCTTACAAAGACGTTGCAAAGCGCTACAAAGGCCAGAAAGACGCGGAAACCATGCTGATGGCGGAAGTGCGAAAAGGCCTACCAGGCGGCAAATGGGGCAATATCCCGATGCCGGCACAGCAAATCGATGATAAAGATTTGCGCGTGATTATTCGCTGGGTTTTGGCGCAATAAGACGCTAGATTTAATATGAATGTCACGTAGCCCGTATTGCATTGCTCGGCGTTGTTGATTAAGCTGCGTGCCCTATTAGAGTTGCTTATTTTGTAAGCACTTAAGAATTGTCAAAAGCGAGAATAATCATGGCAAAACTCACGGAACAAGACATCCGGGACTGGAAAGGTTCTGAAGATGACTATATGAACGCGGATCACCTCGAGTTCTTCCGCGAGCGTCTGGTGCAAATGAAGGCGGAATTGGTGGCCAACGCCACGCAAACCACCAGCCATTTGCAAGAACAGGAAGCGACCCCAGATCCAGCTGACCGTGCAACGCTGGAAGAAGAGTACGCCTTGGAATTGCGCACGCGTGACCGCGAACGCAAGCTATTGCTGAAGATCGACTCGACTTTGCGCAAAATCGCAGAAGAAAACTACGGCTACTGCGAAGACACGGGCGAGCCAATCGGCTTGCTGCGCTTGTTGGCTCGTCCAACAGCGTCACTGTCACTCGAAGCGCAAGAGCGTCGCGAACGTCAGAAAAAGCAATACGCGGATTAATCAGCCGCTCATGAATGAAGCAACACGCGCCACCGCGCGTGACTTAATCAAAAAAACCCGCGCACGCATCACCCCGGCGCGGGTTGATATTTTGGCGACCTTGCTCGGCGCGCAACGTCCACTCTCTCACCTCGATATTCAGGAATTACTCGAGCCTAGCCTTGATCGCGTTACCGTTTATCGGGTCCTCGATTGGCTGACCGAAGAAAATCTGGCGCATAAATTATCGGGTGACGATCGCGTTTGGCGCTTTTCGGCAGCCAAAGCGCCGCATCACCACGCTCATTTCCACTGCCAGCAATGCGGCCGCTTTTATTGCCTCGAAGACGTCGGCACCGATTTGCCGATGACGCTGCCCAAGCAATTTCAGGCTGATAGCGTCGAAATCACCGTCAAAGGCGTCTGCGCCGACTGTAAACCCACCTAAATGGGCACTAAATCGTGAAATAAAGCCCAAGCTGGGGCTATTTGCCGCTGTCTGCTTGCCGCCAAGCGCGTTAGACGATAATCTCTTTCCTTTGAAGAAAATACGTGCAAATACTGATTGCACCAAGCCGGCAGGGAAGACTATGCATTACCAAACCGACGACGTCCGCATCCGCGAAATCAAAGAATTGCTGCCTCCTGTGGCAGTCATTGAAAAATATCCAGTCAATGAAATCGCTTCGACTTCAGTCTTTGAAACGCGCAAAGCGATTCATCAGATTCTGACTGATAAAGACGATCGTTTGCTGGTGATCATTGGCCCCTGTTCGATCCACGACACCAAGTCGGCGCTGGAATACGGCGAGCGTCTGTTGCCTTTGCGTGAAAAATACAAAGGCCAGCTCGAAATAGTGATGCGCGTGTACTTCGAAAAACCACGCACCACCGTGGGCTGGAAGGGTCTGATTAACGATCCATTCCTCAACGGTAGCTTCAATATCAACGAAGGCCTGCGGATTGCGCGCAAATTGCTGGTTGATTTGAATAACACCGGCATGCCGACGGCTGGCGAATTCCTCGATATGATCACGCCACAATACGTAGCCGATCTGATGAGCTGGGGTGCCATTGGCGCGCGCACGACCGAATCACAAGTTCACCGTGAACTGGCTTCGGGTTTGTCTTGCCCAGTCGGCTTCAAAAACGGCACCGATGGCAATTTGAAAATCGCCTTTGATGCGATCAAATCGGCCGGTCAGCCGCACCATTTCTTGTCAGTGACCAAATACGGCCACTCAGCGATTGTCGCCACTGGCGGCAATCCAGACTGCCACGTAATTTTGCGCGGCGGCAAAGAGCCAAACTACGACGAAACGCATGTGCGTGCTGCAAGCGCGGACTTGGCGGCAGCGGGTCTGGCGAAGAAAATCATGATCGACTTTAGCCATGCCAATAGCCGTAAAGACTACCGTCGTCAAATGGAAGTGTGCGCCGATACTTGCGCACAAGTGTCCAGCGGCAACGATGCAATCTTTGGCGTGATGGTAGAAAGCCACTTGGTTGAAGGTCGCCAAGACGACGGCGCAGGGAAAGAATTGGTGTACGGCCAATCGATTACCGACGCATGTATCGGTTGGGATGCAACCGAACAACTATTGGCTGACCTGGCCAATGCCGTTGCAACACGTCGCGCTTTAGCTAAAGTCGAAGCCTAAGCCTCGATATACCCAATAAGGGTATTGCCCTGAGTGCCTTTTCATATTGGCGCTGAGAGCAATACCCTTTTTCTTTGCTCGCATTTTGACCAAATGCTACGCGCAGGCAAGCTGCGCCATTTAATCAAAAAAATCAATCCGCGCTGGTTTTTGTCTGGCCACCAATTGCTCGGCAAATTGAGCTTCGGCTCTGGCCAACTCGCGCATTTGCGGCAATTTGGCTTCAATGCGGCGACAAAACACATCGCCATTATTCGGCTCAAAGATAACCTTGCGCGCCCAGTAGCCGCCCAAATCACTGGCCATCAGCGGAATACGTTCCGACTCCAACCACTGCTGGGCAAAATCAATATTGCGTTGCCCGATATTCCCGAGCGTAGACATCCTCAGCATATCGCCGCCGCCAAAGGCCTTGGCCAGCAGGTGGCGCTTGTTTGCGCCCGCTTTCATCATCGCGTTAATCAACACCTCCATCGAGGTCATGCCTGAAAAATACCCTTCCTGTTCGTCCAAGCTATGGTGCAGCGGCACCAGAAAATGATTCATCCCGATCATTTTATGCTGCGGGTCATACAAACAGACGGCGATGCACGAGCCGAGCACAGTTTTGATTGGATGATGATGGTGGACGGCGACCTCGCCCGCGAGGATATGATGCGCCTGCGCTTCAAGCTGCCGCGGTTGAATCGCGCACGCTTCAATATGATTATTTTGCGTATGAGCCCTTTGCTCAAGATGCAGCCAAGGCTGAGAGGGGGGGTGCGTCGTCATGACAGAGCAGCGAGGATGGTCTATCTGAAAGATAGCCATTGCCGGACAGTTTGGCAGATTCTTTTCCTCGCTGCGCCACAATTTCAGGTCAGCGAATCCAAAACGCGAACACCGCCGCGAGCGTGCTCATTGCAAAAATAAAAGGGTATTACCCTGAAACACTTTATTCAAAAGATCTACAGAGCAATACCCAAGAAAAATAGGGCATGTTTAGATTGTGTGTTGATATGAACAGAACTTGGTTTGAATACGAAAAACGATATTCGTAGGGTGGGTTAGGCTAAGCCGTAACCCACCGTTACGCTGCTTTTCTTTATGTCGCGTCACGGTGGGTTACGCCCTAAGGGGCTAACCCACCCTACGATTCTTGTTATCAACACTTTATCTGAACATGCCCGAAAAATAACTACCAAGTGATCATTCAGCCATTAAGCGACCGCACGGATCTCTGCACGTGCCGCCAGCAAAGCGGGCTCGCGCACGGTCGGCCCCATCGCCAGACCTTCTGCCGCAATCACGCGAATATCGCTAATCCCCAAAAAGCCCAGCAAGACGCGCAGGTATTCAATATGCGCAATACCGGTTGGTGTACCCGCGTGCTGACCACCCGCCGTCGCGACAATCACGGCGCGCTTATCACCTGCCAAACCTTCTGGGCCATTGGCGCCATATTTGAAGGTCACACCCGCCACCGAAATCATATCGATCCACGCTTTAAGCTGGCTGGGAATCGAGAAGTTATACATCGGTGCGCCGATGACGAGCACATCGGCCGCCAGAAATTCGGCCATCACCGCTTCGGCCATCGCCACCTGATGGGCTTGAATCGCGTTGCGCAGCTCGGCGGGCGTGCCTTTGGCCGCCAACAAAGCGCCATCGAGCTGCACCAGTGCATCGGTCGACACATCGCGATAAGCGACGTTCACCAAAGGCTCAGCTAAGCGGATACTTTCAACGACTTCTTGGGTCAGTTGGCGTGATACAGAGTGATCACCGAGGATGCTCGAATCGATATGGAGGAGGTTCATGATCTTGCCCTTTTGCTGAATGTTTTGATGAATGAATCATATATTTGGCGCAAAATAGGCACTAGATAGCAAAATCAGGAAGGATTGTTCCACCTATGACACCAATCAGCGCAGACTTTAACGATTACATGTACTTCGCCCAAGTGATCGAATTTGGCGGTTTTTCCGCCGCTGCGCGCAAATTGGGCATTCCCAAATCCCGACTCTCACGCCGGATTGCGGGGCTGGAATCGCGTTTGGGCGTTCGCCTTTTACAGCGCAGTACGCGCAGGCTCACGCTCACTGATGTGGGTCAGCGCTTTTTGGCGCACTGCCAAGCACTGCTGCGCGAAGCGGAAGCCGCTGAATGCGTGGCGGCCAGCCTGAAAGCCGAGCCATCTGGCCGCGTGCGGCTCAGCGCACCGGCAGCCATCCTCGATGGCCTGCAAGATGTGTTGTACCGCTATATTGTGGCGCACCCCAAAGTGGTGCTCGAAACCGTCGCGACACCGCGCCGTGTCGATTTGCTCGAAGAAGGCATCGATATTGCGCTGCGCGTACGCGCGACCGACGATGAAGACCCGCAATGGGCCACACGACGCTTGCGCCCGACTCAAGCCTGCTTAGTCGCCAGCCCGCAATTAGTGAACGCACTGGGCGGACTGAACACGCCGGGCGCGCTGACTTTAGCCCCAGCGCTGGGCGTGATCGCCGCTGATCAGCGTATTCATTGGCGCTTGGTCAATGCAGCAGGAGAAATACGTGAATTAGCCCTGCCCCCACGGCTGATTACCGAAAGCTTTATGTTGCGCCGGCAAGCGGCGATCGACGGTATCGGCGTGACCATGCTGCCTGCTGACTTTGTCGCGGCCGATCTGGCGGCGGGGACTTTGGTGCAAGTCTTGCCAGACTGGCAATTCCCCAGCAGCCATTATCAAGCGGTCTATGCCAGCCAGCGCGGCCTCTCGCCCGCGGTGCGGGCCTTGCTCGACTTGCTGGTGGAATCGCTGGCCGAAGCAAAGTAAGGCCAGCGCCTAAGCTGTGGCGGCAGCCCACTGTGCCAGTGTGGCGCGCAAGGCGAGATTGAGCGGCGTATGCGGTACGACGCCTATTTGTTGCGGCAAAGAGCTACCGTCGATCTGGTGCGGCCGTTGCCATAAATAGCGCATCTGGACGATGGCGCGTGGCATCGCCGCAAACACACCGATCAGTTTTAGAATCCCCCACGGCAAAGTCCCAAGTTGCAGCGGGCGACCTTCAATGGCTTCGATTTCCTGCCGTAATTGCTGGCCCGTGAACGTGTGGCCGGCAAAATGAAAAGTATGTGCACCGCGTAATTGCGCGCGTTGCTCGGCCAGCAAAACAAAGCTCGCCGCCAGATCGGGTAGATACGCCCAGGCATGCGGAATATCGCTAGGACCGGGGTAGACCACTTTATTTTTATGCAGATCTTTGATGATGACCTCATCAAACCACGAGCCGGTGCCCGCGCCAAAATAATCACCCGCCCGCACGACGACGCTATCGACACCATGCGCCTGCTGCATGGCTTGCTCGATCTCGATGCGGATTTTCGCCTTTTCATGATCGCCAATCTGCGGGGTATTAAGCTGTAGATCAGACGGCATATGGCGTCCAAAGTTATACACATTGCCTGGAAACATCAACAAGGCCCCGCTGGCTTGCGCAGCAGCGAGTGCATGCGCCGCCAAAGGACGGGCAAATTTTGGCCACTCGGTATACAAGGGGTTCAGTGCATTAACGATCACATCGCAGTCCATCGCCGTCTCGATCAAGGCCTCGCGATCCATCGCATCAATCTGCACCGCCACAACCCCAGCGGGCCAATGGCCAGCCCGACGCGCTTGCGCTTTCACCTGCCAGCCCGCCTGCGCAAAGGCCGCCACGGCAGCAGCGCCAAAACGACCTGCCGCCCCCAGAATCAATACTGTTTTTTGCTGCGCCATGTTGCGTTCCCCCGCTATGAATGATGAATTCATGATGCGGCGCGCGCTGCAATGGCACAATACGCATATTCAAATGCAAGGTATTCACTGATGAATACATTACATAACGCCCCACAGCTCGATTGGCATTTATTGCACGTCTTTTTGGCCGTCGTCGATAGTGGCTCGCTCTCCGCTGCGGCGCGAAGCCTGCGTAGCAGCCAACCCACCTTGAGTCGCCAGATCGGCGAGCTCGAAGCCTTGCTCGGCGTAGCGTTATTTGAACGCGTCGCGCGCGGCTTGAAACTCACCGTCGCTGGCGAAGCGCTCTTGCCCGCTTTAAGGCAGATGCAGTTGGGCGCCAACGCCTTGGCGATCGCCGCACAAGGGCAAACGCAAGCACTGGCTGGAACAGTACGCATTACCGCCAGCGAAATGACCGCCTGCTATATTTTGCCGCCCATCCTCGCCCGCATTCGGGCGCAATACCCTGAAATTGCGCTGGAATTGGTCGTGAGCAATACCGTCGAAAATTTACTCGAGCGCCAAGCCGATATTGCGATTCGCCACACTCGCCCAAGCCAAGGCGGCTTAATCGCCAAGCAGGTCGGTGAATTTGCGCTGGGGCTGTTTGCGCATCGCGACTATCTGCAGCAAGTCGGCGGGCAGATCGACATAACGCGCATTGCCGACTACGTCTGGATCGGCGAAGACAGCGCCGATATTCTGCTGCGCCGGTTTCAGCAGGCCGGGTTTGCCATTGAGCGCGATTTTTTTGCCATCCGCTGTGACAACCATATCGTGGCCTGGCAAATGGCGCTCGCAGGCATGGGGATAGGCAATGCCACGCTGGTCACCGCAAGCCAATTTCCCCAAATGCAAAGAATCTGGGGGGAAACGCCCATCCCCGGAATGCCGGTGTGGCTAACCGCCCATCGCGAATTGCGACAAAGCGCACGCATCCGCGCCGTGTTTGATGCCTTGGCCACCGAGCTAGGCCAAATCAGCTAATTGGGCGCAGCACAAAGAATCTGCTGGTATTTCACCCAAAAGCAGGTATGAATAAAACAGGCACAAATCAGGTGTTAGGCGGTGATGCGTCTCACACGCAAAACAACCGCTGATCGCCAATCCGGGTTCAGCAGCTCAGCGCAATGAACTAATTTCAGAAAGACCCTACAAAGCATGGGTAATATTCACGGATATGCAAATGGCTTGCACGATTCGGAGTATTGAGCACCAAGCAAACCAATAGGAATCGATAATGAAACACAGCAAAATTTTCCAAGCTCTCGCTCTTTCTACTTTTATCGCCATCGGTAGCGTTCACGCCGCAGACGATCACGGCGGCGAGGTGAAACCTCAGCCTTATGTAGCAGGCAAAACAGTGACTAAAGCCGTTCAGGCCAGCATCACCCCAGAGAAAGCCATTGAAATTTTGAAAGCGGGCAACCAACGTTTTGCCAGCGGTAAATCCATCAAACAAGACTACAAAAAACAAGTTCAGCAAACCGCTTTGGGTCAATACCCACTGGCCAGCGTGGTCGCTTGTATTGACTCACGCTCTGCGCCTGAGCAAGTTTTCAACACCGGCGTGGGCGAGATTTTTGACGCGCGCGTCGCGGGCAATACCGTTAACGAAGATATTCTGGGCAGCCTCGAATACGCGGCCAAAGTAGCAGGCTCACGCGCGATTGTGGTCTTGGGCCACACCAGCTGTGGCGCGATCAAAGGCGCTTGTGACAATGTCAAAATGGGCAACCTAACTGGCTTGCTCGACAAATTGATGCCGGCAGTCAATGCGACCAAAACCGACGGTGATCGCAACTCGAAAAACCACGCCTTTGTGCATGACGTCACCGAAGAAAACATCAAACTGACCGTACAAAAAATCCGCGATATGAGCCCGATCCTGAAAGAAATGGAAGAGCAAGGCAAGATCAAAATCGTTGGTGCAATGTACGACGTAGCGACCGCGAAGGTGACTTGGTACTAAGCGAGCCCAGAGCAAAAAATACAAAAGCCCCGACTCGACGGGGCTTTTTTATGGCTGATAGAGGCCTTTACACCAACCACACCCCATCGTGATATAGATTTTCCTCACCCAACCATACACCGCCCGCCACATCGACAAACACATCAATATGAAAGCGCGTGTCTTTGCGTTTGAATTGCGGCTTGTTATAGCTGCCGTGTTTTGCGCCTAAGGACAGGTGAATACCGCACAGTCGCTCGTAAGTGCCAATATCGCTCACCGTGCGCTCGCGAGTGAAGGCGCGGTTCAGCCCCAAGCCCAATTCACGGATCCAGATTTCGCCTTCAACTGCACGAATCTTATCGAGTACAGCGTCAAATTCCGGCGTACTGTTTTCAACTGCAGTGATACGACCGGCTTCAACGACGATCGTGATTGCCTGCGGCGGGAAGTTGCAATGGAAAGTCGTATCGCCAAACACATAAATATCAGCACGGCCACTGACCGCTTCCAGATCGACCGCCTCGGTAAACACCTCGCCAATCGGAAACTGCCCACCGATATTCTTCATCGCGCGATAGTCACCGACATTGAGCTTGGCTGGCTCT includes:
- the aroG gene encoding 3-deoxy-7-phosphoheptulonate synthase AroG: MHYQTDDVRIREIKELLPPVAVIEKYPVNEIASTSVFETRKAIHQILTDKDDRLLVIIGPCSIHDTKSALEYGERLLPLREKYKGQLEIVMRVYFEKPRTTVGWKGLINDPFLNGSFNINEGLRIARKLLVDLNNTGMPTAGEFLDMITPQYVADLMSWGAIGARTTESQVHRELASGLSCPVGFKNGTDGNLKIAFDAIKSAGQPHHFLSVTKYGHSAIVATGGNPDCHVILRGGKEPNYDETHVRAASADLAAAGLAKKIMIDFSHANSRKDYRRQMEVCADTCAQVSSGNDAIFGVMVESHLVEGRQDDGAGKELVYGQSITDACIGWDATEQLLADLANAVATRRALAKVEA
- the ruvC gene encoding crossover junction endodeoxyribonuclease RuvC, whose amino-acid sequence is MRILGIDPGSRTTGFGVIDVVGQNRVYVASGCIKTQGGPLPERIKIILDGIAKIIATYQPNEAAVEQVFVNVNPAATLMLGQARGAAVAALVLAGLPVADYTALQVKQAVVGNGHADKEQVGLMVQRHLRLSGVPQADAADALGVALTHAQHQGGAAKQLAAYRMSMKRGRMA
- a CDS encoding Fur family transcriptional regulator; this translates as MNEATRATARDLIKKTRARITPARVDILATLLGAQRPLSHLDIQELLEPSLDRVTVYRVLDWLTEENLAHKLSGDDRVWRFSAAKAPHHHAHFHCQQCGRFYCLEDVGTDLPMTLPKQFQADSVEITVKGVCADCKPT
- the ruvA gene encoding Holliday junction branch migration protein RuvA → MIGRLTGKLLEKQPPQILLDVGGVGYEVDVPMSTFYVLPHLGEATTLFTHLVVREDAQLLYGFATREERNSFRTLIKVSGIGAKIALAVLSGMTADELALAVASEDIKRLSAVPGIGKKTAERLVLELRGKLATGGLVSMPGELPLATTPDDRSDILNALLALGYNEREANMAMKALPADASVSDGIRMALKSLAKG
- a CDS encoding FMN-dependent NADH-azoreductase — encoded protein: MNLLHIDSSILGDHSVSRQLTQEVVESIRLAEPLVNVAYRDVSTDALVQLDGALLAAKGTPAELRNAIQAHQVAMAEAVMAEFLAADVLVIGAPMYNFSIPSQLKAWIDMISVAGVTFKYGANGPEGLAGDKRAVIVATAGGQHAGTPTGIAHIEYLRVLLGFLGISDIRVIAAEGLAMGPTVREPALLAARAEIRAVA
- a CDS encoding TonB family protein codes for the protein MDRRQRFMMTAMVLSLIAHAFPIFGIKLVLPNPRQLLSQQPIDVVLVNQKTTTKPKNAEVEAQADLDGGGNTDAPDHRVKSPLPSKSKKTEPELEQVEAKLKKLEDQSAQMMTQLKSSTKLPSDAKNVPDKPEAKTLDLEELKEQARREQEIAGLAAQIAKQNHEYQSKPRKAFVGARAKQTSVAMYMDGWRQRIEKVGTMAYPVDATGNKIYGQLRVTVEIGADGTMLSSTIDKTSGNPQLDAAALRILKMSAPFSKLPNDLLDSTGKPATVLVITRTWTFERQTLTSD
- a CDS encoding c-type cytochrome; the protein is MRNTLMVLALLCSSSVFAADDGAKVAAKYNCLACHSVDQKIVGPAYKDVAKRYKGQKDAETMLMAEVRKGLPGGKWGNIPMPAQQIDDKDLRVIIRWVLAQ
- a CDS encoding LysR substrate-binding domain-containing protein, whose amino-acid sequence is MTPISADFNDYMYFAQVIEFGGFSAAARKLGIPKSRLSRRIAGLESRLGVRLLQRSTRRLTLTDVGQRFLAHCQALLREAEAAECVAASLKAEPSGRVRLSAPAAILDGLQDVLYRYIVAHPKVVLETVATPRRVDLLEEGIDIALRVRATDDEDPQWATRRLRPTQACLVASPQLVNALGGLNTPGALTLAPALGVIAADQRIHWRLVNAAGEIRELALPPRLITESFMLRRQAAIDGIGVTMLPADFVAADLAAGTLVQVLPDWQFPSSHYQAVYASQRGLSPAVRALLDLLVESLAEAK
- the ruvB gene encoding Holliday junction branch migration DNA helicase RuvB → MIETDSLFSAPPPDRLITAQKLSNNEEQLERALRPKLLDEYVGQMKARGQLEIFIEAAKKRGEALDHVLLFGPPGLGKTTLAHIIARELGVNLRQTSGPVLERAGDLAALLTNLEPHDVLFIDEIHRLSPVVEEILYPALEDFQLDIMIGEGPAARSVKLDLPPFTLVGATTRAGMLTNPLRDRFGIVARLEFYTPEELTRIVSRSANLLNVEMADDGAFEIARRSRGTPRIANRLLRRVRDFAEVKHDGVVTREVADAALQMLDVDHAGLDVMDRKLLLAILEKFGGGPVGLDNVGAAIGESTDTIEEVVEPYLIQQGLMQRTPRGRMATLGAYAHFGLNAPKSED
- a CDS encoding chemotaxis protein CheD — its product is MNHFLVPLHHSLDEQEGYFSGMTSMEVLINAMMKAGANKRHLLAKAFGGGDMLRMSTLGNIGQRNIDFAQQWLESERIPLMASDLGGYWARKVIFEPNNGDVFCRRIEAKLPQMRELARAEAQFAEQLVARQKPARIDFFD
- the dksA gene encoding RNA polymerase-binding protein DksA, which produces MAKLTEQDIRDWKGSEDDYMNADHLEFFRERLVQMKAELVANATQTTSHLQEQEATPDPADRATLEEEYALELRTRDRERKLLLKIDSTLRKIAEENYGYCEDTGEPIGLLRLLARPTASLSLEAQERRERQKKQYAD